GCAGGTTCATACAACGTTATGACTACGACACAGGAGAAAACAGTTCCCTGTGGAAATGAGTGGCACTATGATAGCGCCAGAAATGATAATACTGTAAATACTAGGTAACAGATTAATTATTACCGAAACAAAATGATTAGCTGATTGTATCgagcaaaaaataaacaagctaATTAAAGCGTAGGAAGGTCTATAATATAAGTCGGTACCTATGTCTCTGCCATGCACGAgagtaggtatgtaaaaatatttaggcGAATAATTGACTTTTAAATAAGTTCTTATCTTATGAACTACTTTGTAGGTACAGTTTCATGATCTCTTTTTGCTATGGAAGTGCCTATATATAAGAACTATATGACATTTTACTGACTTACTTTCTGTGGAGAAATTGCTGTTCAAGGTTCTTCACAGTTTGGTAATGAATTCCTCAAAAATTTGAGAACTAATCCTTTCTATATAAACAGCACGAACAGTACCGAAGAATTCACACACCATAAAACGTAGGTAAGCCACGGTAAGTTTAACAGGTACCTGTATCATATAGCAATATTTCacactgaaattttaattttaagttacaaTAGTCATAAgctttaatttttcatttctgttttgcaacaaaataaacagtGTTTGCAATTTTGCATGTTTGCGTTGCGCGCCATATTTGATTTGACATTCATGTGGCAGTTGCTAGGCTGAAAAATCAAATATGATTCTGTACGTTCTGTCTGTAGTTTTAATAGCGGAAATGGGTACGATAGAACAAATCAATATTATATAGTCAGGAATTCATAGCCAGGGAAATATAACATAAATCTATAACTGATAAAAcgtatttgttatattttttctttcgttTGTTTATGGCAATTGTGATCCAGTGCTGTCAACTTTGACAATTACATTTCCATCGGAGTCGGGATCAAAAATGGAAATTGCAAAATAATAACATGAACTACTTTCAAAATATTAGATAAATTTTAATCGTGCACAtcgttatgtttttttttaaacgacctCATGACATCAAAGCAATTAAGGCGTTGCTGAGGTGCTACAGGTAAAATACTTTCGCTCTAAGAATGAAACATTTTATGGATCAAGGAATCTCATCTAATTTGTATGCGTAATATGCTTTCagtttaaatagaaaaaatcaCTATGAAGTACTCAATCTGAGAAGAAATTGTTCAGATAAAGATATCAAGGAAGCGTTCATACAAATGAGCAAAGAGGTGAGTGCAAATAGTTATTGATAACtatgtaagtaagtacctacctattaggtAATTATATTTTCCAGATGTGATATTTTAAAGTCAATATTGCACAATAGAGTAAGTTAGTAAGTGCCCATAATATATAATCTGGGAAAAATATTAGTTACTGTTTAAAGTTACCTTAGATTGGATGCTAAGAACATTCAGTGTTACCCTAGCTCACAGCTATAAAAAGCAGTTCAGAGTCATTCAGTTACTAGCAATGGCTGCCAATGGCTATGTTGTAGAAATTCTATTTTAGAGAGTCAGGTGAACATTTGGAATGTATAAATGTATTTAGTTCTAAAAAGTTTGAATGTATACTGTAACACCAGGATAATCTTTGAGAGAAAGGAAAAGGAGTGGATGGtattacatatgtatgtacagtCGACATGcatacatgtattcataatgtgaattaattaatcttttgaaacagctccgtcatactgcttcaaagcagattgctgctactcagactgctctctgGCTCTGACTTACAATCTTTCCGCCTCTTCCTCTCTGCAACTCtgaattctcgagtgttggacgactaagaattcgaattaacgcgtccttttgttatatagcaatgcttttttcgttcgaattaccaagtgcaacaaaatgtattgatttagttcgaaatataaagagattttatagggaactcgtgataactttgaaatatcgcaggtttgaattaacaagagtcgactgtatatttttaacatagaAAAGGTTACTGATTAGAAATGTGTTTCTGCGAATGCAGTAGATGACTGAAATTGTCAATGAGTATGAGgaataatgttaattaattctTAGGTCCAAGTATGCCATgaacatgaatataaacttattCAGACAAGCTTGGCCCTTAAGTGCTTGTAAGCCGCTtactataaaacaatagaaaatcaattgtgttttgTATATATCTGTACTATAAATGGGTTAATGTTATTTCTAATATATTCCAGTATCATCCTGACAAAAATAAAGATGCACGAGCACAGGAGAAGTTTGTTCGCATTGTGGAGGCGTACAATGTACTGAGCAAGCCCAGTAGTCGCGCTCGATATGACAGCATGACCGAGATAGAAACTTCCGATCACGGTGGGGCCTCGTACGTGTATAGGTCACATGTGCCTTATAAGTAAGGAAGTTTATTTTATCTCATTTATAGATGTAAAAGGTTATCATAagagtttaatttataattttcttttacgcTAATTCTGTTTGAAGGCCATGATATCAAAAAAGGTTGAAATCCAATTAATTTTTTAGCCACAAATCTGCCTTCTGGATTTttcgacaaaaaaatattatcttcacATACATATTTGAAAGATAAAACTATATCCCAACTCATGTTATAACTTAGCAAAATAACTCAATATTATAAGGGCTGATTTATCAatcaccagataacttttatctgacgaataagtttgaagttttgacagcttttgtatagaagatatgtcaaaccgccatatttattcctcagatagaggttaactgatgattgaacaaTCAGCCCTAAGTCTAACTTATTTGTTTTTCCTATTTCCAGTTTACGTAACAACCCACATTACAGCTACTACTATGAATCCCAAACCAGATCGTCCAATGCGAATGATAGTAAAAATGCAACGTATGGGTCGACTGGTATAAAGAAATTGCCCAACTACGTTATTATAGCAATGTGCACCGGGGTCGCCTTGATCGGGATATTACTGCAAGTGTTTGTAATAAGGtcagtttttatttgtgtttttattatttattaacataccTATTTAGCCCAATTTCACCAACAGCAtaatcgtaatagcagttttccaaaaacaactgaaaaacAGAATTGCTTGTTATGTTGGTGAAAGTGGGCCCTAATCATTTGCATTTATCATATGTATTAAAAGTCCTTTTTCTATTGGTGAAACTCGCACGAAAACTCCATATActacgtttttgagttttttgcaaaaatacacAGACTTCTCAGAGGATTGTTTTATCCTATAGTACCTATATATGTGATTTTGTATCGGTACCTGTTTCTCATGATTTTTGGTGGTGTGGATTATCAATTGGAGAATCTAATTCTAAAGGCATCCCCAAAATGCTATCCGTCACCGTACCTAAACCTAATCCCATCTAAATCATTTATGCTTATCATTGTGAAAGTGGTAAAAATAGACAAATGCACAGTCATGTTGTTTATACACATCAGAACGTCAGCATCACACGCTTCTATCCTATCTGCGCGCCATCCATTTCGATtttgcaataataattatttttggcgACGCGACATCATCTACAACAACACGTTGTCAACATTATTTCTTatgttacctatttataaatagaCTTTTATGTACTCGGATTTGTATattaagtactagcttctgccagcggtttcacccgcatcccgtgggaacctctgcacgaacccggataaaaagtagcctatagccttcctcgataaatgggctatctaacactgaaataattgttcaaatcggaccagtagttcctgagattagcgcgttcaaacaaacaaacaaactcttcagctttataatattagtatagatagctTAATAGGatttgtttaattgttttcaGAAATTTGTATGTAGCACAAAGACAGCGAGCTCAAGAGAAGACCAAACGTCTTGCAGAAGAATTGGATAGAGTGCGGGCTGCCGCTCATACTAATGGAAACGAGGTATTTTcatactaaatatttttgttcataattatacatatttgtgaTTTAATATCGCTTTTA
The window above is part of the Helicoverpa zea isolate HzStark_Cry1AcR chromosome 14, ilHelZeax1.1, whole genome shotgun sequence genome. Proteins encoded here:
- the LOC124636439 gene encoding dnaJ-like protein 60 isoform X3, with product MFFFKRPHDIKAIKALLRCYSLNRKNHYEVLNLRRNCSDKDIKEAFIQMSKEYHPDKNKDARAQEKFVRIVEAYNVLSKPSSRARYDSMTEIETSDHGGASYVYRSHVPYNLRNNPHYSYYYESQTRSSNANDSKNATYGSTGIKKLPNYVIIAMCTGVALIGILLQVFVIRNLYVAQRQRAQEKTKRLAEELDRVRAAAHTNGNE
- the LOC124636439 gene encoding dnaJ-like protein 60 isoform X2 — encoded protein: MFFFKRPHDIKAIKALLRCYSLNRKNHYEVLNLRRNCSDKDIKEAFIQMSKEYHPDKNKDARAQEKFVRIVEAYNVLSKPSSRARYDSMTEIETSDHGGASYVYRSHVPYNLRNNPHYSYYYESQTRSSNANDSKNATYGSTGIKKLPNYVIIAMCTGVALIGILLQVFVIRNLYVAQRQRAQEKTKRLAEELDRVRAAAHTNGNEKLDGGFSLGTRFIGVATSSPIRRLVSPNQT
- the LOC124636439 gene encoding dnaJ-like protein 60 isoform X1 yields the protein MFFFKRPHDIKAIKALLRCYSLNRKNHYEVLNLRRNCSDKDIKEAFIQMSKEYHPDKNKDARAQEKFVRIVEAYNVLSKPSSRARYDSMTEIETSDHGGASYVYRSHVPYNLRNNPHYSYYYESQTRSSNANDSKNATYGSTGIKKLPNYVIIAMCTGVALIGILLQVFVIRNLYVAQRQRAQEKTKRLAEELDRVRAAAHTNGNEMQTRLLLDKIVTAANPTVATASLGQALASEKK